The genomic interval TTACCGCTACGCTTCCGCGTGAAATGACGCGGCGGTCCGACCTCGACGACTTGCATCCTCTCGCCTCTGTTCCCACGCCCGCTCCGTCGCGCGAGCCCAATGTCCTGGCCCGGGTGACGCGAGGCCTGCGGGGACTGCCCGCCGCGCCTCGCTGGTGGGGGCCCGGCTCCGGAGGGCTGGCGGGCTGGCTCCAGCGGGAGCCCGGTGGGATGACGCCACCCACCGTGGATCTCACCCCCCGGTTCCGCGCGCTGCTGGGGCGCGTGCGGGAAGGTGAGCCCGTCCTGCCGCCCGAGGCCCGGCACCACCAGTACGTGGTGGTGCGAGGCATGCTCGGCGATGAGATGCCCGGCTACCTGCTCGACAACGTGCAGCGGCTGGAGGGCCGGGGCCTGCGGGTGCGCGAGGCCGCGGTGGACACCGAGGGGCTGCTCTTGAGCAACGTCGCGGTGCTTCGCGAGGTGCTCTTGGATGCGCGGCACTTCGGCCGCTCGGTGGTGCTGGTGGGACACAGCAAGGGAGGCGTGGAGTGCACGGCGGTGCTGGCGATGTACCCGGAGCTGCGCGCGGTGGTGCGCGCGGTGGTGGCGCTCCAGGCGCCCTATGCCGGCTCCGCGCTCGC from Myxococcus stipitatus carries:
- a CDS encoding lipase, with the translated sequence MTRRSDLDDLHPLASVPTPAPSREPNVLARVTRGLRGLPAAPRWWGPGSGGLAGWLQREPGGMTPPTVDLTPRFRALLGRVREGEPVLPPEARHHQYVVVRGMLGDEMPGYLLDNVQRLEGRGLRVREAAVDTEGLLLSNVAVLREVLLDARHFGRSVVLVGHSKGGVECTAVLAMYPELRAVVRAVVALQAPYAGSALAHDLATTPEMRRLIDFAFPLLFHGVSRSVEELAYPQRMAFIREHPYPTGIPTVALATSRLSRLSTLYPLERYFQERYGQASDGLVMPLDAEIPGAGLVRLEDMDHSEAALRALPGLGRYHPGDVTEAMVALALEAR